A stretch of the Vigna radiata var. radiata cultivar VC1973A chromosome 9, Vradiata_ver6, whole genome shotgun sequence genome encodes the following:
- the LOC106774218 gene encoding probable phospholipid-transporting ATPase 4 isoform X2 produces MTRGRIRARLRRSNLYTFGCLKPSTLEDTPHPLQGPGFSRTVYCNQPLLHERKPLYYCRNDISTTKYNVLTFVPKALFEQFRRVANIYFLLAACLSASPISPFSPLSMIAPLAFVVGLSMAKEALEDSRRFLQDVKVNRRKVNRHKGDGKFGPRSWQNIMVGDVVKVQKDQFFPADLLLLSSSYEDGICYVETMNLDGETNLKVKRSLESTLNLDNDEVFKDFTGTIRCEDPNPNLYTFVGNLEYERQIYPLDPNQILLRDSKLRNTEYIYGVAIFTGHDSKVMQNSTKSPSKRSTIEKKMDYIIYTLFTVLILISVISSIGFVIKTKYQTPSWWYLRPDNIEYQYDPKKIGVAGMSHLITALILYGYLIPISLYVSIEVVKVLQATFINQDIQMYDDDTGTPADARTSNLNEELGQVDTILSDKTGTLTCNQMDFLKCSIAGIAYGVRPSDVELAAAKQMASDSEEPDSDLSNFPLPKAKVRVSWDDVKKDEEIGLEAVVTSKGDEDQKHAIKGFGFEDDRLMNCNWLKEPNADDLLMFFRILAVCHTAIPELNEETGVYTYEAESPDEGAFLVAAREFGFEFCRRTQSSIFVREKFSASRQVVEREYKLLNLLDFTSKRKRMSVIVRDEEGTVFLMCKGADSIIFDRMSKNGKKYLEATTKHLNDYGEAGLRTLALAYRKLEEQEYSAWNNEFQKAKASVGAERDSMLERVSDMMEKELILVGATAVEDKLQKGVPQCIDNLAQAGLKIWVLTGDKMETAINIGFACSLLRQGMKQICITTPVTDTVPSDVKQAIKDNISNQLTNASQMIKLEKDPHAAFALIIDGKTLTYTLEDDMKHQFLALAVDCASVICCRVSPKQKALVTRLVKQGTRKTTLAIGDGANDVGMIQEADIGVGISGVEGMQAVMASDFAIAQFRFLERLLVVHGHWCYKRIAQMICYFFYKNITFGLTIFYFEAFTGFSGQSVYDDWYMILFNVVLTSLPVISLGVFEQDVPSEVCLQFPALYQQGPRNLFFDWYRILGWMGNGLYSSLIIFFLVVTIFYDQAFRGDGQVADMAVVGTTMFTCIVCTVNCQIALTMSHFTWIQHLFVWGSISTWYIFLVLYGMLTPEYSKSAYQILAEALGPAPNYWITTILVTVTCNLPYFVHISYQRCFYPMDHHIIQEIKYYKKDIEDQHMWTRERSKARQETKIGFTARVEAKIRQLKGRLQKKQSSMTITAPS; encoded by the exons ATGACACGGGGGAGGATAAGGGCGAGGCTCCGGAGGAGCAATCTTTACACATTTGGTTGCCTTAAGCCTTCTACTCTTGAGGACACACCTCATCCACTTCAAGGTCCCGGGTTCTCGCGTACTGTGTATTGCAATCAGCCTCTTCTTCATGAAAGGAAGCCTCTATATTACTGCAGGAATGATATATCCACGACTAAGTACAATGTTCTTACATTTGTCCCCAAGGCACTCTTTGAACAATTCCGTAGGGTTGCTAATATATACTTCCTTTTGGCTGCGTGTCTCTCGGCCTCTCCAATTTCACCTTTTAGCCCACTGAGCATGATTGCTCCTTTGGCATTTGTTGTAGGGCTCAGTATGGCAAAGGAAGCATTGGAAGATTCTCGTAGGTTCCTTCAGGATGTCAAAGTTAATCGCCGAAAGGTTAATCGTCATAAAGGCGATGGTAAGTTTGGTCCCAGGTCGTGGCAGAACATTATGGTTGGGGATGTGGTAAAAGTGCAAAAGGATCAATTTTTTCCAGCTGATTTGCTTCTGTTGTCATCGAGTTATGAGGATGGGATATGCTATGTGGAGACTATGAATTTAGATGGTGAGACAAACTTGAAGGTGAAACGATCTTTGGAGTCTACCTTGAATCTAGACAATGACGAAGTTTTTAAAGATTTCACTGGAACAATACGTTGTGAAGACCCAAACCCGAATCTTTATACATTTGTTGGAAACTTAGAGTATGAGCGCCAGATTTATCCTCTTGATCCTAATCAAATTCTTCTCCGAGATTCTAAGCTCAGGAACACTGAGTACATCTATGGGGTGGCCATTTTCACTGGTCATGACAGCAAAGTCATGCAAAATTCTACAAAATCTCCTTCCAAACGAAGCACAATAGAAAAGAAGAtggattatattatatacacCCTATTCACTGTCCTTATTTTGATATCTGTTATTAGTTCCATAGGATTTGTCATCAAGACTAAGTACCAAACCCCAAGTTGGTGGTATTTACGGCCGGACAATATAGAATACCAGTATGATCCCAAGAAAATTGGAGTGGCTGGAATGAGTCATCTGATTACTGCGCTCATTCTTTATGGATATTTGATACCCATTTCACTTTATGTTTCCATCGAGGTTGTAAAGGTTTTGCAGGCTACCTTCATCAACCAAGACATTCAAATGTATGATGACGATACTGGAACTCCAGCTGATGCACGGACATCAAATTTGAATGAAGAGTTGGGTCAGGTAGATACTATCTTGTCAGATAAAACTGGAACTTTGACCTGCAATCAGATGGACTTTTTGAAGTGCTCCATTGCTGGTATTGCATATGGTGTGCGCCCCAGTGATGTTGAACTTGCTGCAGCAAAGCAAATGGCTTCTGATAGTGAGGAACCTGATTCAGATCTCTCCAATTTTCCCCTGCCTAAGGCTAAAGTGCGAGTTTCATGGGATGATGttaaaaaagatgaagaaattgGACTGGAGGCTGTTGTCACTTCCAAAGGTGACGAGGATCAAAAGCATGCCATAAAGGGATTTGGTTTCGAAGATGACCGTCTCATGAATTGTAATTGGTTGAAAGAGCCCAATGCTGACGACCTTTTGATGTTCTTCCGAATCCTAGCAGTTTGCCACACCGCCATTCCCGAGCTGAATGAGGAGACTGGTGTTTATACATATGAAGCTGAGTCACCCGATGAAGGGGCTTTTCTTGTAGCAGCAAGAGAATTTGGCTTTGAGTTTTGCAGAAGGACTCAATCAAGTATTTTTGTTCGTGAAAAGTTTTCTGCTTCTAGACAAGTGGTTGAAAG AGAGTACAAACTTCTGAATCTGCTGGATTTTACTAGTAAAAGAAAACGTATGTCAGTGATCGTGCGTGATGAGGAGGGCACTGTCTTTCTTATGTGCAAAGGGGCTGACAG TATCATATTTGATCGCATGTCAAAGAATGGAAAAAAGTATTTAGAGGCTACTACCAAGCATCTAAATGATTATGGAGAAGCTGGTTTGAGAACACTAGCCCTGGCTTATAGAAAGCTTGAGGAGCAAGAATACTCGGCTTGGAATAATGAATTTCAGAAAGCCAAAGCATCTGTTGGAGCTGAAAGAGATTCAATGCTTGAGCGAGTATCAGATATGATGGAAAAAGAGTTGATTCTTGTTGGGGCTACTGCTGTGGAAGACAAACTGCAGAAAGGG GTTCCCCAATGTATTGATAATCTTGCTCAAGCTGGTCTTAAGATCTGGGTGTTGACAGGTGATAAGATGGAAACTGCAATCAACATTGG ATTTGCTTGCAGTTTGCTTCGACAGGGCATGAAGCAGATCTGTATAACTACTCCGGTCACAGATACTGTACCCAGTGATGTCAAACAG GCCATCAAGGATAACATTTCGAACCAACTCACCAATGCTTCCCAAATGATAAAACTGGAGAAGGATCCTCATGCTGCATTTGCATTAATTATTGATGGGAAAACTCTGACATATACTTTAGAAGATGATATGAAGCACCAATTTTTGGCATTGGCAGTTGATTGTGCATCTGTCATCTGTTGTCGTGTGTCTCCCAAGCAAAAGGCACTG GTAACAAGGTTAGTGAAACAAGGTACTAGAAAGACTACTCTAGCAATAGGTGATGGCGCAAATGATGTTGGGATGATTCAAGAAGCAGATATTGGTGTTGGAATCAGTGGGGTGGAAGGTATGCAG GCAGTGATGGCTAGTGACTTTGCGATTGCCCAATTTCGATTTCTAGAGAGGCTTCTGGTAGTCCATGGACATTGGTGTTACAAGAGAATCGCACAAATG ATATGTTATTTCTTCTACAAGAATATTACATTTGGCCTCACCATCTTCTATTTTGAGGCTTTCACAGGCTTCTCTGGTCAATCAGTTTATGACGACTGGTATATGATATTGTTCAATGTTGTTCTGACATCATTACCTGTTATTTCACTCGGTGTTTTTGAACAAGATGTTCCATCAGAAGTTTGTTTACAG TTTCCTGCACTGTATCAACAAGGACCCAGGAATTTATTCTTTGACTGGTATAGAATATTGGGATGGATGGGCAATGGTCTCTATTCCTCACTCATCATCTTCTTTCTTGTCGTCACCATCTTCTACGACCAAGCATTTCGTGGTGATGGCCAGGTAGCTGACATGGCTGTTGTTGGGACCACTATGTTCACTTGCATCGTCTGTACTGTCAACTGTCAGATTGCGTTGACAATGAGCCACTTTACATGGATTCAGCACCTGTTTGTATGGGGAAGCATATCCACTTGGTACATCTTTCTCGTATTGTATGGAATGCTTACTCCAGAATATTCCAAGAGTGCCTACCAAATACTGGCTGAAGCTCTTGGTCCTGCGCCTAATTATTGGATAACAACCATTTTAGTTACAGTTACTTGTAATCTTCCTTATTTTGTCCACATTTCCTACCAAAGATGTTTTTATCCCATGGATCATCACATTATCCAAGAAATTAAGTACTACAAAAAGGATATTGAAGACCAACACATGTGGACAAGGGAGCGTTCTAAAGCCAGACAGGAAACCAAGATTGGTTTTACCGCAAGAGTGGAAGCAAAGATCAGGCAACTGAAAGGAAGGCTGCAGAAGAAGCAATCTTCCATGACTATTACTGCCCCATCGTGA
- the LOC106774218 gene encoding probable phospholipid-transporting ATPase 4 isoform X1 translates to MTRGRIRARLRRSNLYTFGCLKPSTLEDTPHPLQGPGFSRTVYCNQPLLHERKPLYYCRNDISTTKYNVLTFVPKALFEQFRRVANIYFLLAACLSASPISPFSPLSMIAPLAFVVGLSMAKEALEDSRRFLQDVKVNRRKVNRHKGDGKFGPRSWQNIMVGDVVKVQKDQFFPADLLLLSSSYEDGICYVETMNLDGETNLKVKRSLESTLNLDNDEVFKDFTGTIRCEDPNPNLYTFVGNLEYERQIYPLDPNQILLRDSKLRNTEYIYGVAIFTGHDSKVMQNSTKSPSKRSTIEKKMDYIIYTLFTVLILISVISSIGFVIKTKYQTPSWWYLRPDNIEYQYDPKKIGVAGMSHLITALILYGYLIPISLYVSIEVVKVLQATFINQDIQMYDDDTGTPADARTSNLNEELGQVDTILSDKTGTLTCNQMDFLKCSIAGIAYGVRPSDVELAAAKQMASDSEEPDSDLSNFPLPKAKVRVSWDDVKKDEEIGLEAVVTSKGDEDQKHAIKGFGFEDDRLMNCNWLKEPNADDLLMFFRILAVCHTAIPELNEETGVYTYEAESPDEGAFLVAAREFGFEFCRRTQSSIFVREKFSASRQVVEREYKLLNLLDFTSKRKRMSVIVRDEEGTVFLMCKGADSIIFDRMSKNGKKYLEATTKHLNDYGEAGLRTLALAYRKLEEQEYSAWNNEFQKAKASVGAERDSMLERVSDMMEKELILVGATAVEDKLQKGVPQCIDNLAQAGLKIWVLTGDKMETAINIGFACSLLRQGMKQICITTPVTDTVPSDVKQFFCLTPQAIKDNISNQLTNASQMIKLEKDPHAAFALIIDGKTLTYTLEDDMKHQFLALAVDCASVICCRVSPKQKALVTRLVKQGTRKTTLAIGDGANDVGMIQEADIGVGISGVEGMQAVMASDFAIAQFRFLERLLVVHGHWCYKRIAQMICYFFYKNITFGLTIFYFEAFTGFSGQSVYDDWYMILFNVVLTSLPVISLGVFEQDVPSEVCLQFPALYQQGPRNLFFDWYRILGWMGNGLYSSLIIFFLVVTIFYDQAFRGDGQVADMAVVGTTMFTCIVCTVNCQIALTMSHFTWIQHLFVWGSISTWYIFLVLYGMLTPEYSKSAYQILAEALGPAPNYWITTILVTVTCNLPYFVHISYQRCFYPMDHHIIQEIKYYKKDIEDQHMWTRERSKARQETKIGFTARVEAKIRQLKGRLQKKQSSMTITAPS, encoded by the exons ATGACACGGGGGAGGATAAGGGCGAGGCTCCGGAGGAGCAATCTTTACACATTTGGTTGCCTTAAGCCTTCTACTCTTGAGGACACACCTCATCCACTTCAAGGTCCCGGGTTCTCGCGTACTGTGTATTGCAATCAGCCTCTTCTTCATGAAAGGAAGCCTCTATATTACTGCAGGAATGATATATCCACGACTAAGTACAATGTTCTTACATTTGTCCCCAAGGCACTCTTTGAACAATTCCGTAGGGTTGCTAATATATACTTCCTTTTGGCTGCGTGTCTCTCGGCCTCTCCAATTTCACCTTTTAGCCCACTGAGCATGATTGCTCCTTTGGCATTTGTTGTAGGGCTCAGTATGGCAAAGGAAGCATTGGAAGATTCTCGTAGGTTCCTTCAGGATGTCAAAGTTAATCGCCGAAAGGTTAATCGTCATAAAGGCGATGGTAAGTTTGGTCCCAGGTCGTGGCAGAACATTATGGTTGGGGATGTGGTAAAAGTGCAAAAGGATCAATTTTTTCCAGCTGATTTGCTTCTGTTGTCATCGAGTTATGAGGATGGGATATGCTATGTGGAGACTATGAATTTAGATGGTGAGACAAACTTGAAGGTGAAACGATCTTTGGAGTCTACCTTGAATCTAGACAATGACGAAGTTTTTAAAGATTTCACTGGAACAATACGTTGTGAAGACCCAAACCCGAATCTTTATACATTTGTTGGAAACTTAGAGTATGAGCGCCAGATTTATCCTCTTGATCCTAATCAAATTCTTCTCCGAGATTCTAAGCTCAGGAACACTGAGTACATCTATGGGGTGGCCATTTTCACTGGTCATGACAGCAAAGTCATGCAAAATTCTACAAAATCTCCTTCCAAACGAAGCACAATAGAAAAGAAGAtggattatattatatacacCCTATTCACTGTCCTTATTTTGATATCTGTTATTAGTTCCATAGGATTTGTCATCAAGACTAAGTACCAAACCCCAAGTTGGTGGTATTTACGGCCGGACAATATAGAATACCAGTATGATCCCAAGAAAATTGGAGTGGCTGGAATGAGTCATCTGATTACTGCGCTCATTCTTTATGGATATTTGATACCCATTTCACTTTATGTTTCCATCGAGGTTGTAAAGGTTTTGCAGGCTACCTTCATCAACCAAGACATTCAAATGTATGATGACGATACTGGAACTCCAGCTGATGCACGGACATCAAATTTGAATGAAGAGTTGGGTCAGGTAGATACTATCTTGTCAGATAAAACTGGAACTTTGACCTGCAATCAGATGGACTTTTTGAAGTGCTCCATTGCTGGTATTGCATATGGTGTGCGCCCCAGTGATGTTGAACTTGCTGCAGCAAAGCAAATGGCTTCTGATAGTGAGGAACCTGATTCAGATCTCTCCAATTTTCCCCTGCCTAAGGCTAAAGTGCGAGTTTCATGGGATGATGttaaaaaagatgaagaaattgGACTGGAGGCTGTTGTCACTTCCAAAGGTGACGAGGATCAAAAGCATGCCATAAAGGGATTTGGTTTCGAAGATGACCGTCTCATGAATTGTAATTGGTTGAAAGAGCCCAATGCTGACGACCTTTTGATGTTCTTCCGAATCCTAGCAGTTTGCCACACCGCCATTCCCGAGCTGAATGAGGAGACTGGTGTTTATACATATGAAGCTGAGTCACCCGATGAAGGGGCTTTTCTTGTAGCAGCAAGAGAATTTGGCTTTGAGTTTTGCAGAAGGACTCAATCAAGTATTTTTGTTCGTGAAAAGTTTTCTGCTTCTAGACAAGTGGTTGAAAG AGAGTACAAACTTCTGAATCTGCTGGATTTTACTAGTAAAAGAAAACGTATGTCAGTGATCGTGCGTGATGAGGAGGGCACTGTCTTTCTTATGTGCAAAGGGGCTGACAG TATCATATTTGATCGCATGTCAAAGAATGGAAAAAAGTATTTAGAGGCTACTACCAAGCATCTAAATGATTATGGAGAAGCTGGTTTGAGAACACTAGCCCTGGCTTATAGAAAGCTTGAGGAGCAAGAATACTCGGCTTGGAATAATGAATTTCAGAAAGCCAAAGCATCTGTTGGAGCTGAAAGAGATTCAATGCTTGAGCGAGTATCAGATATGATGGAAAAAGAGTTGATTCTTGTTGGGGCTACTGCTGTGGAAGACAAACTGCAGAAAGGG GTTCCCCAATGTATTGATAATCTTGCTCAAGCTGGTCTTAAGATCTGGGTGTTGACAGGTGATAAGATGGAAACTGCAATCAACATTGG ATTTGCTTGCAGTTTGCTTCGACAGGGCATGAAGCAGATCTGTATAACTACTCCGGTCACAGATACTGTACCCAGTGATGTCAAACAG TTCTTTTGTTTAACACCCCAGGCCATCAAGGATAACATTTCGAACCAACTCACCAATGCTTCCCAAATGATAAAACTGGAGAAGGATCCTCATGCTGCATTTGCATTAATTATTGATGGGAAAACTCTGACATATACTTTAGAAGATGATATGAAGCACCAATTTTTGGCATTGGCAGTTGATTGTGCATCTGTCATCTGTTGTCGTGTGTCTCCCAAGCAAAAGGCACTG GTAACAAGGTTAGTGAAACAAGGTACTAGAAAGACTACTCTAGCAATAGGTGATGGCGCAAATGATGTTGGGATGATTCAAGAAGCAGATATTGGTGTTGGAATCAGTGGGGTGGAAGGTATGCAG GCAGTGATGGCTAGTGACTTTGCGATTGCCCAATTTCGATTTCTAGAGAGGCTTCTGGTAGTCCATGGACATTGGTGTTACAAGAGAATCGCACAAATG ATATGTTATTTCTTCTACAAGAATATTACATTTGGCCTCACCATCTTCTATTTTGAGGCTTTCACAGGCTTCTCTGGTCAATCAGTTTATGACGACTGGTATATGATATTGTTCAATGTTGTTCTGACATCATTACCTGTTATTTCACTCGGTGTTTTTGAACAAGATGTTCCATCAGAAGTTTGTTTACAG TTTCCTGCACTGTATCAACAAGGACCCAGGAATTTATTCTTTGACTGGTATAGAATATTGGGATGGATGGGCAATGGTCTCTATTCCTCACTCATCATCTTCTTTCTTGTCGTCACCATCTTCTACGACCAAGCATTTCGTGGTGATGGCCAGGTAGCTGACATGGCTGTTGTTGGGACCACTATGTTCACTTGCATCGTCTGTACTGTCAACTGTCAGATTGCGTTGACAATGAGCCACTTTACATGGATTCAGCACCTGTTTGTATGGGGAAGCATATCCACTTGGTACATCTTTCTCGTATTGTATGGAATGCTTACTCCAGAATATTCCAAGAGTGCCTACCAAATACTGGCTGAAGCTCTTGGTCCTGCGCCTAATTATTGGATAACAACCATTTTAGTTACAGTTACTTGTAATCTTCCTTATTTTGTCCACATTTCCTACCAAAGATGTTTTTATCCCATGGATCATCACATTATCCAAGAAATTAAGTACTACAAAAAGGATATTGAAGACCAACACATGTGGACAAGGGAGCGTTCTAAAGCCAGACAGGAAACCAAGATTGGTTTTACCGCAAGAGTGGAAGCAAAGATCAGGCAACTGAAAGGAAGGCTGCAGAAGAAGCAATCTTCCATGACTATTACTGCCCCATCGTGA
- the LOC106774189 gene encoding casein kinase 1-like protein 2 → METRVGNKFRLGRKIGSGSFGEIYLGTNLQTNEEVAIKLESVKTKHPQLLYESKLYKILQGGNGIPNVKWYGVEGEYNVLVMDLLGPSLEDLFNFCSRKLSLKTVLMLADQMINRVEFVHSKSFLHRDIKPDNFLMGLGRRANQVYIIDFGLAKKYRDTSTHQHIPYRENKNLTGTARYASMNTHLGIEQSRRDDLESLGYVLMYFLRGSLPWQGLKAGTKKQKYEKISEKKVSTSIESLCRGYPSEFASYFHYCRSLRFDDKPDYAYLKRLLRDLFIREGFQFDYVFDWTILKYQQSQSATAPARAIGPAAGPSSGVPPLAANADGQLGGEDGRHNNWSSSDPTRRRNPVPFANEGVLSRQKGPVTYDSTQSKDVMLSSSNFFRPSGSARRGAVSGSRESRDVVVGSETEASRPLTLDSSQGALRKMSVPGAQRSSAITSSEHNRTSSGRNTSNIKNLETTLRGIESLHFNEERVHY, encoded by the exons ATGGAAACTCGAGTTGGGAACAAGTTCCGTCTCGGTCGGAAAATTGGCAGCGGATCCTTCGGAGAGATCTATCTCG GAACTAATCTTCAGACGAATGAAGAGGTTGCGATTAAGCTT GAAAGTGTGAAAACCAAGCACCCTCAACTGTTGTATGAATCGAAGCTGTATAAAATTCTGCAAGGAGGAA ATGGGATTCCAAATGTGAAATGGTACGGTGTTGAAGGAGAGTACAACGTGCTCGTGATGGATTTACTTGGCCCTAGTCTTGAGGATTTATTCAACTTCTGTAGTCGGAAATTGTCTCTCAAAACTGTTCTTATGCTTGCTGATCAGATG ATTAATCGAGTTGAATTTGTTCATTCCAAATCATTTTTACATCGCGACATCAAACCAGACAACTTCCTTATGGGTTTAGGAAGGCGTGCAAATCAA GTGTATATCATTGATTTTGGCCTTGCTAAGAAATATAGAGACACCTCTACACATCAGCATATCCCATACAG AGAGAACAAGAATTTGACAGGAACTGCTAGGTATGCTAGTATGAATACTCATCTGGGAATTG AGCAAAGCCGAAGGGATGATTTAGAGTCACTTGGATATGTTCTTATGTACTTTTTAAGAGGAAG TCTGCCTTGGCAGGGATTGAAAGCTGGTACTAAGAAGCAGAAGTACGAGAAGATTAGTGAGAAGAAAGTTTCTACTTCTATTGAG TCTCTCTGTCGTGGCTATCCCTCAGAATTTGCTTCATACTTCCATTACTGCCGGTCACTGAGGTTTGATGACAAACCAGATTATGCTTATTTGAAAAGACTTCTGCGTGACCTTTTCATTCGTGAAG GGTTCCAGTTTGATTATGTCTTTGATTGGACCATTTTGAAATATCAGCAATCTCAAAGTGCCACTGCCCCTGCCCGTGCTATT GGTCCTGCTGCTGGACCAAGTTCAGGCGTGCCACCACTAGCTGCAAATGCTGATGGACAGTTAg GTGGAGAGGATGGTAGGCATAATAATTGGTCTTCATCAGATCCTACTCGTAGGAGAAACCCTGTACCTTTTGCTAATGAGGGCGTGTTATCGAGACAAAAGGGCCCAGTTACATATGACTCAACCCAATCTAAAGATGTTATG TTGTCAAGCTCTAATTTTTTCCGGCCAAGTGGATCTGCAAGGCGAGGTGCTGTCTCAGGCAGCCGAGAATCCCGTGATGTAGTTGTTGGCAGTGAGACTGAGGCTTCTCGTCCTCTAACTCTGGATTCAAGTCAGGGAGCACTTCGTAAAATGTCTGTTCCTGGTGCCCAGAGAAGTTCAGCAATCACGTCTTCTGAGCACAACCGTACATCCTCTGGCAGAAACACATCGAATATaaagaatttggagacaacTCTTAGGGGTATTGAGAGCCTACATTTCAATGAAGAGAGGGTACATTATTAG